Proteins from a genomic interval of Helicobacter pylori Shi112:
- the sabA gene encoding Hop family adhesin SabA, protein MKKRFLLSLSLAASLLCAEDNGFFVSAGYQIGEAVQMVKNTGELKNLNEKYEQLNQYLNQVASLRQSIQNANNIDLVNSSLNYLKSFTENNYNSTTQSPIFNAVQAVITSVLGFWSLYAGNYLTFFVGNKDSKQPANVQGNPPFSTITKNCSGIENCAMDQTTYDKMKKLAEDLQAAQTNSATKANNLCALSGCTATQGQSPSSTVSNALNLAQQLMDLIANTKTAMMWDNIVIAGVSNASGAITSTNYPTQYAVFNNIKAMIPILQQAVTLSQSSNTLSAGLQAQATGSQTNPQFAKDIYNLAQNQKQVISYAKDIFNLFNSIPKDQYRYLEKAYLKIPNAGSTPTNPYRQEVNLNQEIQTIQNNVSYYGNRLDSALSVAKDVYNLKSNQAQIGVAYSGAKNLSEEISQLPYNQVNTKDIITPPYDKNAPAAGQYNYQINQEQASNLSQALAAMSNNPFKNIGMISSQNNNGALNGLGVQVGYKQFFGESKRWGLRYYGFFDYNHGYIKSSFFNSSSDIWTYGVGSDLLVNFINDSVTRKNNKLSVGLFGGIQLAGTTWLNSQYVNLTAFNNPYSAKVNTSNFQFLFNLGLRMNLATAKKEDSEHSAQHGIELGIKIPTINTNYYSFLGAKLEYRRLYSVYLNYVFAY, encoded by the coding sequence ATGAAAAAACGATTTTTACTTTCTCTATCCCTTGCGGCGTCATTACTTTGCGCTGAAGACAATGGCTTTTTTGTGAGCGCGGGCTATCAAATCGGCGAAGCGGTGCAAATGGTCAAAAACACCGGCGAATTGAAAAACTTGAACGAAAAATACGAGCAATTAAACCAGTATTTAAATCAAGTGGCTTCGTTGAGACAAAGCATTCAAAATGCCAACAACATTGATCTGGTCAATAGCTCTTTAAATTATTTAAAAAGCTTTACCGAAAACAACTATAACAGCACCACCCAATCGCCCATCTTTAACGCCGTGCAAGCGGTTATCACTTCGGTATTGGGTTTTTGGAGTCTTTATGCGGGGAATTATCTCACTTTTTTTGTGGGTAATAAGGATAGTAAACAACCCGCTAATGTCCAAGGTAACCCTCCTTTTTCAACGATTACCAAAAACTGCTCAGGAATTGAAAACTGCGCTATGGATCAAACCACTTACGACAAGATGAAAAAACTTGCTGAAGATCTCCAAGCAGCTCAAACAAACTCTGCCACTAAAGCGAACAATCTTTGCGCTTTATCCGGATGCACTGCAACACAAGGCCAAAGCCCAAGCTCAACCGTAAGCAACGCTCTTAACTTGGCGCAACAGCTTATGGATTTAATCGCAAACACTAAGACTGCTATGATGTGGGACAATATCGTCATCGCTGGTGTTTCAAACGCGTCCGGTGCTATCACATCCACCAATTACCCAACGCAATATGCGGTGTTTAACAACATCAAGGCGATGATACCTATCTTGCAACAAGCGGTTACGCTTTCTCAAAGCAGCAACACCCTATCTGCTGGCTTGCAAGCTCAAGCTACAGGATCTCAAACAAACCCCCAATTCGCTAAAGACATCTACAATCTCGCTCAAAACCAAAAGCAAGTCATCTCTTACGCCAAAGATATTTTCAACCTCTTTAATTCCATCCCTAAAGATCAGTATAGATATCTAGAGAAAGCTTACTTGAAAATACCCAATGCGGGTTCAACTCCTACTAACCCTTACAGACAAGAGGTGAATTTAAACCAAGAAATTCAGACGATTCAAAACAATGTGAGTTATTATGGCAATCGGTTGGATTCGGCTTTAAGCGTGGCTAAAGATGTTTATAACCTAAAATCCAATCAAGCACAGATTGGAGTCGCTTATAGTGGCGCTAAGAATTTGAGCGAAGAGATTTCTCAACTCCCATACAATCAAGTCAATACAAAAGACATTATCACACCACCTTATGATAAAAACGCTCCAGCAGCGGGCCAATACAACTACCAAATCAACCAAGAGCAAGCATCCAATCTTTCTCAAGCTTTAGCAGCGATGAGCAATAACCCCTTTAAAAATATAGGAATGATCAGCTCTCAAAACAATAACGGCGCTTTGAACGGGCTTGGCGTGCAAGTGGGCTATAAGCAGTTCTTTGGCGAAAGCAAAAGATGGGGATTAAGGTATTATGGCTTCTTTGATTACAACCACGGCTATATCAAGTCAAGCTTTTTTAATTCTTCTTCTGACATATGGACTTATGGCGTGGGGAGCGATTTGTTAGTGAATTTTATCAACGATAGCGTTACAAGAAAGAACAACAAGCTTTCTGTGGGTCTCTTTGGTGGTATCCAACTAGCAGGGACTACATGGCTTAATTCTCAATATGTGAATTTAACCGCATTCAATAATCCTTACAGCGCGAAAGTCAATACTTCCAATTTCCAATTCTTGTTCAATCTCGGCTTGAGGATGAATCTCGCTACAGCTAAGAAAGAAGACAGCGAACATTCCGCACAACATGGCATAGAATTGGGCATTAAAATCCCTACCATTAACACGAATTACTATTCTTTTCTAGGCGCTAAGCTAGAATACAGAAGACTCTATAGCGTGTATCTCAATTATGTGTTTGCTTACTGA
- a CDS encoding anaerobic C4-dicarboxylate transporter yields MVDAFFQIVVLLFSLFLGARLGGLGVGYAGGLGVLVLCLFLGLNPGKIPFDVILIIMAVISAISAMQKAGGLDYLVKIAEKILRKHPKQINYLAPSVAYCLTILAGTGHTVFSLIPVIVEVSQSQNIKPKAPLSLAVVSSQVAITASPVSAAVVFMSGILEPLGADYLTLLMVWIPTTFLACMITAFVMGFTDLRLDSDPNYLERLKARKISLPTIKEEKETSKSAKLSLWIFIGGVVAIVFYASAISKNIALINPVVLGRDYAIVSFMLSVATLIVLFCKINANEIAHSSVFKSGMQACVCVLGVAWLGDTFVSNHLDEIKRYASFLIADYPFLLAVALFLASMLLYSQAATSKALIPSVITALGISANHTEHLYIIVASFASVSALFVLPTYPTLLGAIAMDNTGTTKMGRYVFDHAFLIPGVLVVSLSVALGFVVAPLVL; encoded by the coding sequence ATGGTGGATGCCTTTTTTCAAATTGTAGTGTTGCTTTTTTCGCTTTTTTTAGGGGCAAGGCTAGGGGGCTTGGGAGTAGGCTATGCGGGGGGTTTGGGCGTGCTTGTTTTATGCTTATTTTTGGGGCTAAATCCGGGCAAAATCCCTTTTGATGTGATTTTAATCATCATGGCAGTCATTAGCGCTATTAGCGCGATGCAAAAAGCGGGGGGCTTGGATTACTTAGTCAAAATCGCTGAAAAAATTTTAAGAAAACACCCCAAGCAAATCAATTACCTCGCGCCAAGCGTGGCGTATTGTTTAACGATACTAGCCGGCACTGGGCATACGGTTTTTTCCTTGATCCCGGTGATTGTGGAAGTGAGCCAGAGCCAAAACATCAAACCCAAAGCGCCTTTAAGCTTAGCGGTAGTCTCCAGTCAAGTCGCTATTACTGCAAGCCCGGTGAGCGCGGCGGTGGTGTTTATGAGCGGCATTTTAGAGCCTTTAGGGGCGGATTACTTGACCCTTTTAATGGTTTGGATCCCTACGACTTTTTTAGCATGCATGATCACGGCGTTTGTTATGGGTTTTACTGATTTGAGATTAGACAGCGATCCGAATTATTTAGAGCGTTTGAAAGCAAGAAAAATTTCGCTCCCTACCATCAAAGAAGAAAAAGAAACCTCAAAAAGCGCGAAATTATCGTTATGGATTTTTATCGGTGGGGTTGTAGCGATCGTTTTTTACGCGAGCGCGATTTCTAAAAATATCGCTTTGATTAACCCGGTGGTTTTAGGCAGAGATTACGCGATCGTGTCTTTCATGTTGAGCGTGGCAACTTTAATTGTGCTTTTTTGCAAAATTAACGCTAATGAAATCGCTCATTCAAGCGTGTTTAAATCCGGCATGCAAGCGTGCGTGTGCGTGTTAGGCGTGGCGTGGTTGGGCGATACTTTTGTGAGCAATCATTTAGATGAAATCAAGCGATACGCTTCTTTTTTGATTGCAGATTACCCGTTTTTATTAGCCGTAGCGCTCTTTTTGGCTTCCATGCTTTTGTATTCGCAAGCTGCCACCTCTAAAGCGCTCATCCCAAGCGTGATCACAGCCTTAGGCATTAGCGCTAACCACACGGAGCATTTGTATATTATCGTGGCTTCTTTTGCGAGCGTTTCGGCGTTGTTTGTGTTACCCACTTACCCCACTTTACTAGGAGCGATCGCTATGGATAACACCGGCACCACTAAAATGGGCCGTTATGTGTTTGATCATGCGTTTTTGATCCCTGGGGTTTTAGTCGTGTCTTTGAGCGTGGCGTTAGGGTTTGTTGTCGCACCGTTGGTTTTGTAG
- a CDS encoding type II asparaginase produces MLLFCLKGQVMAQNLPTIALLAMGGTIAGSGVNASLGSYKSGELGVKELLKAIPSLNRLARIQGEQISNIGSQDMNEEVWFKLAKRAQELLDDSRIQGVVITHGTDTLEESAYFLNLVLRSTKPVALVGAMRNFASLSADGALNLYNALSVATNEKSANKGVLVVMDDNIFSAREVAKTHTTHTSTFKALNSGAIGSVYYGKTRYYMQPLRKHTTESEFSLSQLKTPLPKVDIIYTHAGMTLDLFQASLNSHAKGVVIAGVGNGNVSAGFLKAMQEASKMGVVIVRSSRVGSGGINSGEIDDKTFITSDNLNPQKARVLLQLALTKTNDKAKIQEMFEEY; encoded by the coding sequence ATCCTTTTATTTTGTTTGAAGGGGCAGGTTATGGCTCAAAATTTACCCACCATTGCTTTATTGGCGATGGGGGGGACGATTGCAGGGAGTGGCGTTAATGCGAGTTTGGGTAGTTATAAAAGTGGTGAGTTGGGCGTCAAAGAGCTTCTTAAGGCTATCCCCAGTCTTAATAGACTCGCTCGCATTCAAGGGGAACAGATTTCTAATATCGGCTCACAAGACATGAATGAAGAGGTATGGTTCAAGCTCGCCAAACGCGCCCAAGAATTGCTAGATGATAGCCGTATTCAAGGCGTGGTCATCACGCATGGCACGGACACTTTAGAAGAGAGCGCGTATTTTTTAAATTTAGTTTTACGCTCCACAAAACCGGTTGCACTAGTGGGAGCGATGCGTAATTTTGCTTCTTTGAGCGCGGATGGGGCTTTGAATTTGTATAACGCGCTGAGCGTAGCAACTAATGAAAAAAGCGCGAATAAAGGCGTGTTGGTGGTGATGGACGATAATATTTTTAGCGCTAGAGAAGTGGCTAAAACGCACACCACCCACACTTCCACCTTTAAAGCCCTAAATAGCGGCGCGATAGGGAGCGTGTATTATGGTAAAACACGCTATTACATGCAGCCTTTGAGAAAACACACCACAGAGAGCGAATTTTCCCTTTCACAACTCAAAACCCCCCTGCCTAAAGTGGATATTATTTACACGCATGCCGGCATGACCCTTGATTTATTCCAAGCGAGCCTAAACTCGCATGCAAAAGGCGTTGTGATAGCCGGGGTGGGTAATGGGAATGTGAGCGCTGGGTTTTTAAAAGCGATGCAAGAAGCGAGCAAAATGGGGGTGGTTATTGTTCGTTCTAGCAGGGTAGGTAGCGGTGGAATTAATTCAGGCGAGATTGATGACAAGACCTTTATCACAAGCGACAATTTAAACCCCCAAAAAGCCAGGGTGCTTTTACAACTCGCTCTAACTAAAACAAATGATAAGGCAAAAATCCAAGAAATGTTTGAAGAGTATTGA
- a CDS encoding DUF1104 domain-containing protein, which translates to MKKALKILSVSALLFVALNAKDFSKTSDEDLAKMAGIVAPQDIVDYKKELRMRMKKMPKDKREAFHKQLHEYAIKNTDNMTVADFEAHKKAVKEALKKSNMKDMDDDLGLRSCKHGKMHKHHKHDGQNKAKGHDKGHGEEQGKKDHDHDDHGENEK; encoded by the coding sequence ATGAAAAAAGCGTTGAAAATACTTTCTGTTAGCGCGTTGCTATTTGTGGCTTTAAACGCCAAAGATTTCAGCAAAACAAGCGATGAGGATTTGGCTAAAATGGCTGGCATTGTCGCTCCGCAGGATATTGTGGATTATAAAAAAGAGTTGAGAATGCGCATGAAAAAAATGCCTAAAGACAAAAGAGAAGCGTTCCATAAGCAGTTGCATGAATATGCGATTAAAAACACAGACAACATGACCGTGGCGGATTTTGAAGCGCACAAAAAAGCCGTTAAAGAAGCGCTTAAAAAAAGCAACATGAAGGACATGGATGATGATTTGGGGTTGAGATCATGCAAGCATGGGAAAATGCATAAACACCACAAACACGATGGTCAAAATAAAGCAAAAGGGCATGATAAAGGGCATGGTGAAGAACAAGGCAAAAAAGATCACGATCATGATGATCATGGCGAAAATGAGAAATAA
- a CDS encoding DUF1104 domain-containing protein produces the protein MRRSLAFCLLALLGLQVLGARDFSQLKDKELLELAGTLPSNEAIDYRMEVSKRLKALNAEDAKKFRANFSRIAKKNLSKMSEEDFKKMREEVRKELEEKTKGLSAEEIKAKGLNVSVCSGDTRKVWCRAVKKKDEHCSPK, from the coding sequence ATGAGAAGGAGTTTGGCTTTTTGCCTGTTAGCTTTGCTTGGATTACAGGTTTTAGGCGCTAGGGATTTTTCGCAACTCAAAGATAAGGAGCTTTTAGAATTAGCAGGAACTCTGCCTTCTAATGAAGCGATTGATTATCGCATGGAAGTGTCTAAACGCCTTAAAGCCTTAAACGCTGAAGACGCTAAGAAATTCCGCGCGAATTTCAGCCGAATCGCTAAGAAGAATCTTTCCAAAATGAGTGAAGAGGATTTCAAAAAAATGCGTGAAGAAGTGCGTAAGGAATTAGAAGAAAAAACCAAAGGTTTGAGCGCTGAAGAGATTAAGGCAAAAGGGCTTAATGTGAGCGTTTGCAGTGGCGATACGAGAAAAGTTTGGTGTAGGGCTGTTAAGAAAAAAGACGAACATTGCTCTCCTAAGTGA
- a CDS encoding LysE family transporter, which produces MFVVFIEGFGLAISLCAAVGAQSLFIIERGMARNYVFLICTLCFMCDIVLMSMGVFGVGAYFAKNLYLSLFLNLFGAAFTGFYAFLALKTLFQTFKKKQVQTPKKLSLKKTLLFTLGVTLLNPQVYLEMVFLIGASALSFNLAQKFVFLAGTLSAALSWLLLLCTLSLRYGSKLLNNQKIFMGVNLFVTAIMGTLSVTLFRDFLALLSKT; this is translated from the coding sequence ATGTTTGTGGTTTTTATAGAAGGTTTTGGTTTAGCGATTTCTTTGTGCGCGGCTGTGGGAGCACAATCCTTGTTTATTATAGAGCGAGGCATGGCTAGGAATTATGTGTTTTTGATTTGCACTTTGTGTTTTATGTGCGATATTGTGTTAATGAGCATGGGCGTGTTTGGCGTGGGGGCTTATTTTGCTAAAAACCTTTATTTGAGTTTGTTTTTGAATTTATTTGGAGCGGCTTTTACCGGATTTTACGCTTTTTTAGCTTTAAAAACCCTTTTTCAAACCTTTAAAAAGAAGCAAGTCCAAACCCCTAAAAAATTATCCTTAAAAAAGACCTTATTATTCACTTTAGGCGTTACCTTACTCAACCCTCAAGTGTATTTGGAAATGGTGTTTTTAATTGGTGCGAGTGCTTTGTCTTTCAATTTAGCTCAAAAATTTGTTTTTTTAGCTGGCACTTTATCGGCTGCCCTTTCTTGGCTTTTATTGTTATGCACCCTATCTCTACGCTATGGCTCTAAACTTTTAAACAACCAAAAAATCTTTATGGGGGTGAATCTCTTTGTAACCGCTATCATGGGAACGCTTAGCGTTACTTTATTTAGGGATTTTTTAGCGCTATTGAGTAAAACCTAA
- a CDS encoding DNA polymerase III subunit gamma/tau, giving the protein MQVLALKYRPKHFSELVGQESMAKTLSLALDNQRLANAYLFSGLRGSGKTSSSRIFARALMCEKGPKAVPCDTCTQCQSALNNHHIDIIEMDGASNRGIDDVRNLIEQTRYKPSFGRYKIFIIDEVHMFTTEAFNALLKTLEEPPSHVKFLLATTDALKLPATILSRTQHFRFKKIPENSVISHLKTILEKEQVSYETSALEKLAHSGQGSLRDTITLLEQAINYCDNAITESKVAEMLGAIDRSVLEDFFQSLINQDEARLQERYAILENYETESVLEEMMLFLKAKLLSPDAYSILLIERFFKIIMSGLSLLKEGANASFVLLLLKMKFKEALKLKALDDAILELEQSKESVLKPLNQNANAFKQEPKNAEKIEKPEKRENTETPQTPMLSAKDRIFHNLFKQVQTLVYERNYELGAVFEKNIRFIDFDSQTKTLTWESLATHKDKELLRERFKIVKSIVDGVFGKGETIKIALKNYSENKSALEVVKGFKFPYLKPKPTTETTAEMKEKETKEKEIKENDTKEVQETQPKETPTALQEFMANHSDLIEEIRSEFEIKSVELL; this is encoded by the coding sequence ATGCAAGTTTTAGCGTTAAAATACCGCCCCAAACATTTTAGCGAGCTAGTCGGTCAAGAGAGCATGGCTAAAACGCTTTCTTTAGCCCTAGACAACCAGCGTTTGGCTAACGCTTATTTATTCAGCGGGTTAAGAGGTTCAGGCAAAACCAGCTCTTCTAGGATTTTCGCTAGGGCTTTAATGTGTGAAAAAGGGCCAAAAGCCGTGCCTTGCGATACTTGCACCCAATGCCAGAGCGCTTTAAACAACCACCATATAGATATTATAGAAATGGACGGAGCGTCTAATAGGGGGATTGATGATGTCCGTAATCTCATAGAGCAAACGCGCTACAAACCAAGCTTTGGGCGTTATAAAATCTTTATCATTGATGAAGTGCATATGTTCACCACCGAAGCGTTTAACGCGCTTTTAAAGACTTTAGAAGAGCCTCCTAGCCATGTGAAATTCCTTTTAGCGACAACGGACGCCTTGAAATTGCCCGCTACCATACTCAGCCGCACCCAGCATTTCCGGTTTAAAAAAATCCCTGAAAATTCCGTTATTTCTCATTTAAAAACCATTTTAGAAAAAGAACAAGTGAGCTATGAAACAAGCGCGTTAGAAAAACTGGCTCACAGCGGGCAAGGGAGCTTGAGGGATACGATCACTCTTTTAGAGCAAGCCATCAATTATTGCGATAACGCTATCACAGAAAGCAAAGTGGCTGAAATGTTAGGAGCGATTGATCGAAGCGTTTTAGAAGATTTTTTTCAAAGCCTAATCAACCAAGATGAAGCGCGATTGCAAGAGCGTTATGCCATTTTAGAAAATTATGAAACCGAGAGCGTTTTAGAAGAAATGATGCTTTTTTTGAAAGCGAAATTATTAAGCCCTGATGCTTATTCCATCCTTTTGATAGAGCGCTTTTTTAAAATCATCATGAGCGGTTTGAGCCTTTTAAAAGAAGGAGCTAATGCCAGTTTTGTGCTGTTGTTATTGAAAATGAAATTCAAAGAAGCTTTGAAACTCAAAGCCCTAGACGATGCGATTTTGGAATTAGAGCAAAGTAAAGAAAGCGTTTTAAAACCCTTAAACCAAAACGCTAACGCCTTTAAACAAGAACCCAAAAACGCAGAGAAAATAGAAAAGCCAGAAAAAAGAGAAAACACAGAAACCCCACAAACTCCCATGCTTTCAGCCAAAGATCGCATTTTTCACAACCTTTTCAAACAAGTTCAAACATTGGTTTATGAGCGCAATTACGAATTAGGGGCGGTGTTTGAAAAAAATATCCGTTTCATTGATTTTGACAGCCAGACTAAAACCTTGACTTGGGAGTCTTTAGCTACCCATAAAGATAAAGAGCTTTTAAGAGAGCGTTTTAAAATCGTGAAAAGCATCGTTGATGGGGTTTTTGGCAAGGGCGAAACTATCAAAATCGCTTTAAAAAATTATTCAGAAAATAAAAGCGCTTTAGAAGTGGTTAAAGGGTTTAAATTCCCTTATTTAAAGCCCAAACCAACCACCGAAACGACGGCTGAAATGAAAGAAAAAGAAACTAAAGAAAAAGAGATTAAAGAAAACGACACTAAAGAAGTTCAAGAAACCCAACCAAAAGAAACCCCTACAGCCTTGCAAGAATTCATGGCTAACCATTCCGATCTCATTGAAGAGATTAGGAGCGAGTTTGAAATCAAAAGCGTGGAATTGTTATGA
- the tsaE gene encoding tRNA (adenosine(37)-N6)-threonylcarbamoyltransferase complex ATPase subunit type 1 TsaE, whose product MRAHLDELDKVAAAILKDDFKGVVLLKGVVGSGKTTLVQACLKHLGLDIQATSPTFSLMHAYSESVFHYDFYMRDLEACLELGMLECLLEKGIHFVEWGDEKLEKILKKYDLAIKVVEIKTELTSRFYTIKIA is encoded by the coding sequence ATGAGAGCGCATTTAGACGAGTTAGACAAAGTGGCTGCTGCAATTTTAAAAGATGATTTTAAGGGGGTGGTGCTTTTAAAAGGCGTTGTGGGGAGCGGTAAAACGACTTTGGTTCAAGCGTGCTTGAAACACTTGGGTTTAGACATTCAAGCGACTTCGCCCACCTTTAGCCTGATGCATGCTTATAGCGAGAGCGTGTTCCATTATGATTTTTACATGCGCGATTTGGAGGCTTGCTTGGAGCTTGGCATGTTAGAGTGCTTGTTGGAAAAGGGGATCCATTTTGTGGAATGGGGCGATGAAAAATTAGAAAAAATTTTAAAAAAATACGATTTAGCTATTAAGGTTGTGGAAATTAAAACCGAATTAACCAGCCGTTTTTATACAATAAAGATCGCTTAA
- the lptB gene encoding LPS export ABC transporter ATP-binding protein yields MDILKAEHLNKQIKKTKIVSDVSLEVKSGEVVGLLGPNGAGKTTTFYMICGLLEPSGGSVYLNDVDLAKYPLHKRSNLGIGYLPQESSIFKELSVEDNLALAGESTFKNSKESEEKMESLLDAFNIQAIRERKGMSLSGGERRRVEIARALMKNPKFVLLDEPFAGVDPIAVIDIQKIIESLIGLNIGVLITDHNVRETLSVCHRAYVIKSGTLLASGNANEIYENALVRKYYLGENFKV; encoded by the coding sequence ATGGATATTTTAAAAGCAGAGCATTTAAACAAACAGATTAAAAAAACCAAAATCGTTTCAGATGTTTCTTTAGAAGTGAAAAGCGGCGAAGTGGTGGGGCTTTTAGGGCCTAATGGGGCGGGTAAAACCACCACCTTTTATATGATATGCGGGCTTTTAGAGCCTAGTGGGGGGAGCGTTTATTTAAACGATGTGGATTTAGCTAAATACCCCTTACACAAGCGCTCTAACTTAGGCATAGGCTACTTGCCCCAAGAATCTAGCATTTTTAAAGAATTGAGCGTGGAAGATAATCTAGCCCTAGCAGGGGAGAGCACTTTTAAAAACTCTAAAGAGAGCGAAGAAAAAATGGAAAGCTTGCTAGACGCTTTCAATATCCAAGCCATAAGAGAGCGCAAGGGCATGAGCTTGAGTGGGGGAGAAAGAAGGCGCGTAGAAATCGCTAGGGCTTTAATGAAAAACCCTAAATTCGTGCTATTAGATGAGCCTTTTGCGGGCGTGGATCCGATTGCAGTGATTGACATTCAAAAAATCATTGAGAGTTTGATTGGATTAAACATCGGCGTGTTGATCACTGATCACAATGTGCGAGAGACTTTGAGCGTGTGCCACAGGGCGTATGTGATTAAAAGCGGCACGCTTTTAGCGAGCGGGAACGCTAATGAAATTTATGAAAACGCTCTGGTGCGTAAGTATTATTTAGGGGAAAATTTTAAGGTATAG
- a CDS encoding RNA polymerase factor sigma-54, whose translation MAVLRANLSPKNKLNATLKGWLPILQSELEDLEEVLKQNALDNPLIKIENKRIKNFSDRFSAKSSSDHLENFAIASKSLFETLEAQIIPPLFPTETSQKIAMDIINGLDSEGYFEENIEERARILGVESEVYEKVRQRFSCLNPAGIGAKDVKESFLFQLEGRELDDNELYEEARKIILNLEKHHEFSKDFYYEKALKILKSFKNPPAIEFLEKEIEVIPELFILEVDNEIIVRLNDESYPTISLEENRFKDSAYLKEKLKEAKDLIDALNLRKATIYKIGLMLLEYQYDFFKGKELRPLKLLDLANEFNHSVSTISRAISNKYLACQRGVFPIKHFFSTALDNSETSNAVIKDYLLELIKNEDKKEPLSDAKILELIEEKFHLKMVRRTITKYRQLLNIASSSERKKLYLMRA comes from the coding sequence ATGGCGGTTTTACGCGCAAACCTTAGCCCTAAAAACAAATTAAACGCTACCTTAAAAGGGTGGCTCCCCATTTTACAAAGCGAGCTTGAAGACTTAGAAGAAGTGTTGAAGCAAAACGCCCTAGATAACCCCTTAATCAAAATTGAAAACAAACGCATCAAAAATTTTAGCGATCGTTTTAGCGCTAAAAGTAGCAGCGATCATTTAGAAAATTTCGCAATCGCCTCTAAAAGCCTTTTTGAAACCTTAGAAGCTCAAATCATTCCCCCCCTCTTTCCTACTGAAACCTCTCAAAAAATCGCTATGGATATTATCAACGGGCTAGATAGTGAAGGGTATTTTGAAGAAAACATTGAAGAAAGGGCTAGAATTTTAGGGGTAGAGAGCGAAGTTTATGAAAAAGTGCGCCAGCGTTTTAGTTGCCTTAATCCCGCTGGCATTGGCGCTAAAGATGTGAAAGAGAGCTTTTTATTCCAGTTAGAGGGTAGGGAATTAGACGATAATGAGCTTTATGAAGAAGCGCGAAAAATCATTTTAAATTTAGAAAAACACCACGAATTTTCTAAAGATTTTTATTATGAAAAGGCTTTAAAGATTTTAAAATCCTTTAAAAACCCCCCAGCCATTGAGTTTTTAGAAAAAGAAATAGAAGTCATTCCGGAGCTTTTTATTCTAGAAGTGGATAATGAAATCATCGTGCGTTTGAATGATGAGAGCTACCCGACGATCAGTTTAGAAGAGAATCGCTTTAAAGATAGCGCTTATTTAAAAGAAAAATTAAAAGAGGCTAAAGATTTGATTGATGCGTTGAATTTGAGAAAAGCCACGATTTATAAAATCGGCCTCATGCTTTTAGAGTATCAATACGATTTTTTTAAGGGTAAGGAATTGCGCCCTTTAAAATTATTGGATTTAGCCAATGAGTTTAACCACTCTGTAAGCACGATTTCAAGGGCTATTTCTAATAAATATTTGGCATGCCAAAGGGGGGTTTTCCCTATTAAACATTTCTTTAGCACCGCCTTAGACAATAGCGAGACTTCAAACGCTGTGATCAAAGACTACCTTTTAGAATTGATCAAAAACGAAGACAAAAAAGAGCCTTTGAGCGACGCTAAGATTTTAGAACTCATTGAAGAAAAATTCCATTTGAAAATGGTAAGAAGAACGATCACCAAATACCGCCAACTGCTCAACATCGCTTCTTCAAGCGAAAGGAAAAAGCTCTATTTGATGCGCGCTTGA